The genomic stretch AAAATCGCCTCATTTTCTCTTCATTTCATGCTGCAGTTTCATCAAAGATTTTTCGAAGATGGCTATTTCTTCATCTGTAAACGATTCGAACATATCACGCAGATATTCCTGTCTTTTTGTAATGACCTCTTGGATAATCCGTTCTCCTTCAGGCAGCAGATGTATCCTGACAACACGTCTGTCCGCCGGGTCCTTGACCCGCTCAACAAGCTCATTTTTTTGCATGCGGTCGATTAAGTCCGTTGTCGTGCTGCATGCCAGATACATTTTGCCCGATAATTCACCGATTGTCATATCTCCTAATTCATAAAGCCATTGCAAGCCGACAAATTGCGGCGGCGTAATCGCATATTGGTTAAGGATTTCTCGTCCTTTTTGCTTAATGATCGCGGCAATGTGGCGGAGTGACTTTTCAATATCCGCAACATGCTCCAAAGGTTTTGATGTCATTTGTCCATCCCTCACTCAAGGATCTCTTACGCACAAAAGCGTTCCGTGTCTATTTTCCTTCTTTTTTGAAGAAAATGCAAGACTCGCAGGAGAGAAATAGAGGACTTTAGTCAAACAACATCAAGAAATAAAATTTAATTTATGACTTGCCTACGTTTTGCACAGCATTCCAAATATGGTTTCGAATGTTCCAAACAAACAGCAATAACCGGCTCCTTCCAAAAGAAGGAATACCGGCAAGGATTAAAGCTCTAGCTCACCCATTCTAAGAAGCTCAACAACGGCTTGCGAACGCCCTTTCACACCCAATTTCTGCATGGCATTTGAAATATGGTTTCGAACGGTTTTCTCACTGATAAATAGCTCGCTTGCAATCTCCTTTGTTGTCTTATCTTGAACGAGCAATTCGAACACTTCTCTTTCTCTTTTCGTTAGCAGCGGCTTCGATTGAAATTCTTTCTCCTTC from Bacillus subtilis subsp. subtilis str. 168 encodes the following:
- the ysmB gene encoding putative transcriptional regulator (mother cell's gene expression during sporulation) (Evidence 3: Putative function from multiple computational evidences; PubMedId: 26577401; Product type r: regulator); its protein translation is MTSKPLEHVADIEKSLRHIAAIIKQKGREILNQYAITPPQFVGLQWLYELGDMTIGELSGKMYLACSTTTDLIDRMQKNELVERVKDPADRRVVRIHLLPEGERIIQEVITKRQEYLRDMFESFTDEEIAIFEKSLMKLQHEMKRK
- the gerE gene encoding transcriptional regulator required for the expression of late spore coat genes (Evidence 1a: Function from experimental evidences in the studied strain; PubMedId: 11243786, 11418558, 11741866, 14702409, 17172339, 20435725, 21670523, 26790838; Product type cp: cell process) translates to MKEKEFQSKPLLTKREREVFELLVQDKTTKEIASELFISEKTVRNHISNAMQKLGVKGRSQAVVELLRMGELEL